Within the Medicago truncatula cultivar Jemalong A17 chromosome 4, MtrunA17r5.0-ANR, whole genome shotgun sequence genome, the region TGACAGTGTAGGTCATGGTTCACATACTTTATCAACTGCTGGAGGAAATTTTGTTGCTAATGCAAGTGTATTTGGCTATGGAAATGGAACAGCAAGTGGTGGATCGCCAAAAGCACGAGTTTCCGCCTATAAGGTTTGTTGGGGTTCGTGTTATGATGCAGATATTTTGGCTGGTTTTGAAGCTGCCATAAGTGATGGTGTTGATGTGCTTTCAGTGTCTTTGAGTGGTGATTTTCCTGTTGAATTTCACGATAGCAGTATTTCCATAGGGTCTTTCCATGCAGTTGCCAACAACATAATTGTTGTGGCTTCTGGAGGTAATTCAGGACCTTCTTCTAACACTGTAGCAAACATGGAACCGTGGATCCTCACAGTTGCTGCAAGCACAATTGATAGAGACTTCACAAGTTATGTTGTACTTGGTAACAAGAAAATACTCAAGGTACACTCTATATCTATATACTCCTATATAGTAACCATGTAAGCACGGATTCCACTTTTGGAATTTGTATGGATATCGCCATTTActtgagatttatttttaaattggtgGGACTCCCATAAATTTCACCTAATGAGAGAGTGAGTGTTGCTAACATTTATACATGAAAAAGTTAATCTTATGTTAGAAAAGAATGAAatagaaatttaaatttagagATAGAAAAAGATAAGATATCTTAAATTTCGTATAAAGacgacaattttatttttttccatcttTAACAAGTTTCATGTTTTCTGTTTTTAATGTTAGGGAGCTAGCCTTTCAGAGTCTCACTTACCAcctcataagttgtttccattgATAAGTGGTGCAAATGCCAACGTTGATAATGTATCTGCCGAACAAGCGTAAGAATGCTTTTGTCTTAAGTTGACCTTATTCAAATTACGTTGAAGTAagtataaaaatgatatttagtgtatatatgttctcttaataataattttattttttattttttttagcctTCTTTGTTTGAATGGGGCTCTTGATCCTCATAAGGCACATGGAAAAATATTGGTATGTCTTGAAGGTGAAAATAGTAAACTTGAAAAGGGCATAGAAGCTTCTCGAGTAGGTGCTATTGGAATGATCTTGGTTATTGAGAGGGAGTCAGGGGGAGAAGTTATAGCTGATGCTCACGTGCTTCCAGCTTCAAATGTTAATGTTACCGATGGAAGTTACATTTTTAATTACGCCAATAAAACCAAGTAATTTTTCTCCCATGCTCTATCAATTCTTTTGATTGTTCATATACATagaatttttcatttcataCATACATTATGTAGGTTTCCTGTGGCATACATTACAGGAGTTAAAACACAATTGGGTATAAAGCCAACTCCATCTATGGCTTCATTTTCATCAAGAGGCCCAAGTTCCCTTGAGCCTTCAATCCTCAAGGTTATGATGATTATCAATCAATATTTAGGCTATCTTAAAACAAATTTGGAAATGCATGGTCGTGTAATTAATTACTATAAATTTTCTATTTCAGCCTGACATTACAGCACCAGGAGTCAACATAATTGCAGCTTATAGTGAATCTACATCTCCTTCACAAAGTGCATCCGATAAGCGCATAATTCCTTTTATGACTATGTCAGGCACTTCAATGTCATGTCCACATGTTGCTGGACTTGTTGGTCTGCTTAAATCTATTCATCCTGATTGGAGTCCAGCAGCTATCAAGTCAGCAATCATGACCACAGGTAGAGTATATTCCCTATATTATCTTGCAACTCATTTAGTTATTGCTATTATTCATCAAGTTTTACACATTTTGTAGCAACAACAAAAGACAATGTTAGAGGGTCTGCATTGGAATCATCATTAGCCGAAGCAACTCCGTTTGCATATGGTGCAGGACATATTCGACCTAATCATGTGGCGGATCCTGGACTTGTATATGACCTAAATGTTATTGATTATTTGAACTTTTTATGTGCTCGTGGATACAACAATAAACAACTTAAACTGTTCTACGGAAGACCTTATACTTGTCCAAAATCTTTCAATATAATAGATTTCAATTATCCAGCCATCACAATTCCTGACTTTAAAATTGGACACTCTTTGAATGTTACTCGTACTGTAACCAATGTTGGCTCCCCAAGTACTTATAGAGTTCGCGTCCAAGCACCCCCAGAATTTCTAATTTCAGTTGAGCCTAGGAGACTGAAATTTAGGCAAAAGGGTGAAAAAATTGAGTTCAAGGTTACATTTACTTTGAGGCCACAAACTAAGTATATAGAAGATTACGTCTTCGGGAGGTTGGTTTGGACTGATGGAAAACATAGTGTAGAAACTCCTATTGCAATAA harbors:
- the LOC11407136 gene encoding subtilisin-like protease SBT5.4, whose product is MSSSICHVLTLLLLFVLMQEHPTLAIKQSYIVYLGSHSYGPNPSSFDIESATNSHYDILGSYVGSTEKAKEAIFYSYNRYINGFAAILDEDEAAKLAKHPSVVSIFLNKKYELDTTRSWDFLGLERGGEIHNGSLWKRSLGEDIIIGNLDSGVWPESKSFSDEGFGPIPKKWRGICQVIKGNPDNFHCNRKLIGARYFYKGYMAVPIPIRNPNETFNSARDSVGHGSHTLSTAGGNFVANASVFGYGNGTASGGSPKARVSAYKVCWGSCYDADILAGFEAAISDGVDVLSVSLSGDFPVEFHDSSISIGSFHAVANNIIVVASGGNSGPSSNTVANMEPWILTVAASTIDRDFTSYVVLGNKKILKGASLSESHLPPHKLFPLISGANANVDNVSAEQALLCLNGALDPHKAHGKILVCLEGENSKLEKGIEASRVGAIGMILVIERESGGEVIADAHVLPASNVNVTDGSYIFNYANKTKFPVAYITGVKTQLGIKPTPSMASFSSRGPSSLEPSILKPDITAPGVNIIAAYSESTSPSQSASDKRIIPFMTMSGTSMSCPHVAGLVGLLKSIHPDWSPAAIKSAIMTTATTKDNVRGSALESSLAEATPFAYGAGHIRPNHVADPGLVYDLNVIDYLNFLCARGYNNKQLKLFYGRPYTCPKSFNIIDFNYPAITIPDFKIGHSLNVTRTVTNVGSPSTYRVRVQAPPEFLISVEPRRLKFRQKGEKIEFKVTFTLRPQTKYIEDYVFGRLVWTDGKHSVETPIAINIHISKV